One window of Tepidanaerobacter acetatoxydans Re1 genomic DNA carries:
- a CDS encoding NAD(P)/FAD-dependent oxidoreductase: MEDIVIIGAGVTGCSIARELSRYDINITLVEKEEDVACGTSKANSAVVHAGFDATPGTWKAKLNVAGNKLYPALCEELDVPFKMNGSLVVAVNEEEVNALDELLKKGKTNGVNPLRIIGKDELHALEPNLNPDARAALDAPTGGLVCPYELTIALAENANQNGVKFWLNAPVTDIEVMGDYCFLVKTPKGNIKTKYVINAAGLFADEISKMAGAEEYTITPRKGEYLIFDKQFGNMVKKAIFPTPTKISKGILVCPTVDGNIFIGPNSNDIEDKYDTSVNAAGIEEIISGGRKLVPNLPLKNVITSFAGLRAVSNTNDFIIEASKLVKGFINVGGIQSPGLTSAPAIALMVKDILQEAGLDLKKKKDFIPHRPKKYRFRELGSEERRKLIEQNSAFGHVICRCETVTEAEIIDAIRRPVGARSIDAVKRRTRAGMGRCQGGFCSPRVLEILTKELGADPLEITKKGPGSNMLVGRIKEFLQDEGGDQNDN, from the coding sequence ATGGAAGACATAGTAATTATTGGGGCAGGAGTAACTGGTTGTTCAATTGCTCGTGAGCTGTCTCGCTATGATATCAATATTACTTTAGTGGAAAAAGAAGAGGATGTGGCTTGTGGCACCAGCAAAGCTAATAGTGCTGTAGTGCATGCTGGTTTTGATGCAACACCGGGTACATGGAAAGCAAAACTCAATGTAGCGGGAAATAAGCTTTATCCTGCGCTGTGTGAAGAACTTGATGTACCATTTAAAATGAATGGCTCTCTTGTTGTTGCTGTAAACGAAGAAGAAGTGAATGCTCTTGATGAATTGCTTAAGAAAGGCAAGACTAATGGCGTAAATCCTTTAAGAATTATTGGAAAAGATGAACTACATGCTTTAGAACCTAATCTAAATCCCGATGCTCGAGCAGCACTTGATGCTCCGACCGGTGGACTGGTTTGCCCGTATGAGCTTACTATTGCTTTAGCGGAAAACGCCAATCAAAATGGAGTAAAATTTTGGCTCAATGCGCCGGTAACTGATATAGAAGTAATGGGAGACTACTGTTTTTTGGTAAAAACTCCAAAGGGAAACATTAAAACAAAATATGTGATAAATGCCGCCGGCCTATTTGCCGATGAGATTTCAAAAATGGCTGGCGCCGAAGAATATACTATAACTCCTCGCAAAGGTGAATATCTCATATTTGATAAGCAATTTGGAAACATGGTAAAAAAAGCAATTTTCCCAACTCCGACTAAAATATCTAAAGGTATTTTAGTATGCCCGACTGTTGATGGAAACATATTTATAGGCCCCAATTCAAACGATATTGAAGATAAATATGACACAAGTGTAAATGCTGCCGGGATCGAAGAAATTATAAGCGGCGGAAGGAAACTTGTGCCTAATCTGCCTTTAAAAAATGTAATCACATCTTTTGCAGGATTAAGAGCAGTGTCTAACACTAATGACTTTATAATTGAAGCATCTAAATTGGTTAAAGGCTTTATCAACGTGGGCGGTATACAGTCACCTGGCCTAACTTCAGCACCTGCTATAGCACTTATGGTAAAAGATATACTGCAAGAAGCAGGCCTTGATTTAAAAAAGAAAAAAGATTTTATTCCTCATAGGCCAAAAAAATACAGGTTTAGGGAATTAGGCAGTGAAGAACGTAGAAAGCTTATTGAACAAAATTCTGCATTCGGCCATGTGATTTGCAGATGCGAAACTGTTACCGAAGCGGAAATTATTGATGCTATAAGGAGGCCGGTAGGTGCTCGCAGTATAGATGCGGTAAAAAGGAGAACTCGTGCCGGCATGGGACGGTGTCAAGGAGGTTTTTGCTCTCCGAGAGTGCTGGAAATATTAACAAAAGAACTTGGAGCAGATCCTTTGGAAATAACTAAAAAGGGTCCGGGTTCAAATATGCTGGTTGGTCGTATAAAGGAATTTCTACAGGACGAAGGCGGTGACCAAAATGATAACTAA
- a CDS encoding NAD(P)/FAD-dependent oxidoreductase, whose protein sequence is MITKELVIIGGGPAGLAAAIEAKKHGAKDILLIERDSGLGGILQQCIHNGFGLHVFKEELTGPEYADRFIKELEEIGIEVLLDTMVIDLTEDKQIIAVSHKKGLLQIKADAVILTMGCRERTRGAINIPGYRPAGIFTAGTAQRFVNIEGYMPGKEIVILGSGDIGLIMARRFTLEGAKVKCVAEIMPYSNGLTRNIVQCLEDFDIPLLLSHTVTYIHGRNRVEGVTIAQVDDKLNPIPSTEKFISCDTLLLSVGLIPENELSKMADIQIDNVTGGPVVNQRMETSVPGIFACGNVVHVHDLVDFVTMESRLAGRGAVNYLKNKMPQQKFIKVSPGSDIRYVVPQLIDAENILDEKQNFFMRSTRPMEKARLFIESEDGLIRAKVLQHIKPSEMINIELKKEELANKDIKTLKFSLQEEGVDNGN, encoded by the coding sequence ATGATAACTAAAGAACTTGTAATAATAGGCGGTGGTCCTGCAGGGCTTGCTGCTGCAATTGAAGCAAAAAAACATGGTGCAAAGGATATTTTGCTTATAGAACGGGATTCCGGTCTGGGAGGAATTTTACAACAGTGTATCCATAACGGTTTTGGTCTTCATGTTTTCAAAGAAGAACTTACAGGTCCCGAATATGCCGACAGATTCATTAAAGAGCTTGAGGAAATAGGTATAGAAGTCTTGCTAGATACTATGGTTATAGATTTGACAGAAGATAAGCAAATAATCGCTGTCAGTCATAAAAAAGGATTGCTCCAAATCAAAGCTGATGCAGTAATACTTACCATGGGATGCAGGGAAAGAACCAGGGGTGCTATAAATATTCCGGGCTACCGTCCTGCAGGGATTTTTACGGCAGGCACCGCCCAGAGATTTGTAAACATCGAAGGCTACATGCCCGGCAAGGAAATAGTTATTTTAGGCTCAGGTGATATAGGTCTTATCATGGCGCGTCGCTTTACTCTTGAGGGGGCAAAGGTAAAATGTGTAGCGGAAATAATGCCTTACTCAAACGGCCTTACGCGAAATATTGTCCAGTGCTTGGAGGATTTTGATATTCCACTGCTTTTAAGCCATACTGTCACATACATCCATGGCAGAAATAGAGTTGAAGGTGTAACAATTGCTCAAGTTGATGATAAACTAAATCCTATTCCGTCAACCGAAAAATTTATTAGCTGTGATACTTTACTGCTATCAGTAGGATTGATTCCGGAAAATGAGCTCTCAAAGATGGCTGATATTCAAATAGATAATGTTACCGGGGGGCCGGTGGTAAATCAGAGAATGGAAACCTCGGTACCTGGAATTTTTGCATGCGGCAACGTAGTCCATGTTCATGACTTAGTAGATTTTGTTACTATGGAATCAAGGCTTGCAGGCCGTGGCGCCGTAAATTACCTGAAAAATAAGATGCCACAGCAAAAATTCATTAAGGTTTCACCAGGTTCTGATATTAGATATGTTGTGCCGCAATTGATTGATGCTGAAAATATTCTGGATGAAAAACAAAACTTTTTTATGCGTAGCACAAGACCTATGGAAAAGGCACGTTTATTTATAGAATCGGAAGATGGCCTTATCCGTGCAAAAGTACTCCAGCACATAAAGCCTAGCGAAATGATAAATATTGAACTTAAAAAAGAAGAACTTGCAAATAAAGATATTAAGACCTTAAAATTTTCCCTTCAGGAAGAAGGTGTGGATAATGGAAATTAA
- a CDS encoding DUF1667 domain-containing protein — translation MEINKTVTCIICPKGCQIDVKVVDNEVVNIENYGCKRGIEYAKNEVLDPRRILTTTLKLQGGRVLPVKTKEPIPKKLLKKAMFELKDIVVAQPVKVGDVVAENVVGTGIDVIATGNAE, via the coding sequence ATGGAAATTAATAAAACAGTGACTTGTATTATTTGTCCGAAAGGATGTCAAATCGATGTAAAAGTTGTAGACAACGAAGTTGTCAATATAGAAAATTATGGTTGTAAACGCGGTATAGAATATGCTAAAAATGAAGTATTAGACCCGCGAAGGATACTTACTACAACGTTAAAACTTCAAGGTGGCAGAGTACTGCCGGTAAAGACAAAAGAGCCTATTCCTAAAAAATTATTGAAGAAAGCTATGTTTGAATTAAAAGATATTGTAGTAGCTCAACCTGTTAAAGTTGGTGATGTAGTTGCAGAAAATGTAGTTGGAACAGGCATTGATGTAATTGCTACGGGAAATGCTGAATAA
- a CDS encoding sigma 54-interacting transcriptional regulator, giving the protein MFQKNAVFTHPKGMHIRAAAMIVQKAYEIENTMGTSVYIRNQAGREVPATALMAIHSLNIKPGECITIVAKGPNANDAIECFEELLKRDLLPQNSAELEQVDDILEENMIKADKIFDSIGLGLIVTNKQGTIIQCNRIVENLMGINKQYIIGNSIQEVIPGIDLSGGSFNRIRVKGSAKKDEQKIISADVNPIFVEGEIAGYSIIFNKHASQMGLPLSEQLLDYSQKNELGFKISQKETFKLDEAFSNIIGRSEKLLAALGIAAKAAKTSSTVLLQGESGTGKELVAEAIHRASSRCKGPFIKVNCPGIPANLMESELFGHERGAFTGAIYQKIGKFELANGGTIFLDEIGELDKNLQAKLLRVLQEREFERVGGNQVLKTDVRIIAATHRNLREMVSKGDFREDLYYRLNVVPVMLPSLRERKDDIPLLVEHFLEKLCKKLGLKNKIMSKRAIGYLYNYDWPGNVRELENIIERVINLTDSEVIDAWDLPQYITGKIIEKKQPLINLNMDGELATFDDYEKAIIKVALKKYKSFNAAGKALGITHKTVAAKARRYGIIE; this is encoded by the coding sequence TTGTTTCAAAAAAATGCTGTTTTTACCCATCCTAAAGGAATGCATATCAGAGCTGCGGCAATGATAGTCCAAAAGGCTTATGAGATAGAAAATACAATGGGCACAAGCGTATATATCCGCAATCAAGCCGGAAGGGAAGTGCCTGCTACTGCATTGATGGCTATTCACTCATTGAATATAAAACCCGGAGAATGTATTACAATAGTAGCAAAGGGGCCAAATGCAAATGATGCAATAGAATGTTTTGAAGAATTGCTCAAACGCGATTTATTGCCTCAGAATTCTGCAGAATTAGAGCAGGTGGATGATATTTTAGAAGAAAATATGATTAAAGCCGATAAAATCTTTGACAGTATAGGTCTTGGCCTTATCGTCACAAATAAACAAGGCACCATAATACAGTGCAATAGGATTGTAGAGAATTTAATGGGTATAAATAAACAATATATCATTGGTAATTCGATTCAAGAAGTCATTCCAGGTATAGATTTGAGTGGTGGGTCATTTAACAGGATTAGGGTTAAGGGATCGGCAAAAAAAGACGAACAAAAAATTATATCGGCAGATGTTAATCCAATATTTGTTGAAGGTGAAATCGCCGGATATTCTATAATTTTTAACAAGCATGCTTCCCAAATGGGATTGCCACTTTCTGAACAATTATTAGATTATAGCCAAAAGAACGAGTTAGGTTTCAAAATATCTCAAAAAGAAACATTTAAACTTGATGAAGCCTTTAGCAATATTATTGGTCGCAGTGAAAAGTTATTGGCAGCTTTAGGTATTGCCGCTAAGGCAGCCAAAACTTCTTCTACTGTTCTTTTACAAGGAGAAAGCGGTACGGGAAAAGAATTGGTAGCCGAAGCAATCCACCGTGCTAGCAGCCGCTGTAAAGGGCCTTTTATAAAGGTAAATTGTCCCGGTATACCGGCCAATTTAATGGAAAGTGAACTTTTTGGCCACGAAAGAGGTGCCTTTACCGGCGCTATTTATCAAAAAATCGGTAAGTTTGAATTAGCAAATGGCGGCACTATATTTCTTGACGAAATAGGTGAATTGGATAAAAATTTACAAGCAAAACTTCTTAGAGTCTTACAGGAGCGGGAATTTGAAAGAGTAGGAGGAAATCAGGTTTTAAAAACTGATGTCAGAATAATAGCTGCAACCCATCGAAATTTAAGGGAAATGGTAAGCAAAGGTGATTTTCGTGAAGATCTCTACTATCGATTGAATGTGGTACCTGTAATGCTGCCAAGTCTAAGAGAGAGAAAAGATGACATTCCTTTACTTGTCGAGCATTTTCTTGAAAAACTCTGTAAAAAGTTAGGCTTGAAAAATAAAATTATGTCGAAAAGAGCTATTGGATATTTATACAATTATGATTGGCCCGGAAATGTTCGAGAATTGGAGAATATTATTGAACGAGTTATAAATCTGACCGATAGCGAAGTGATTGATGCATGGGATCTTCCCCAATATATAACCGGTAAGATTATAGAAAAAAAACAACCTCTTATAAACTTAAACATGGATGGAGAGTTGGCTACCTTTGATGATTACGAAAAGGCCATAATAAAAGTGGCTCTAAAAAAATATAAAAGCTTTAATGCCGCCGGTAAGGCTTTAGGGATAACCCATAAAACCGTTGCGGCAAAAGCTAGAAGATATGGTATAATTGAGTAA
- the phnD gene encoding phosphate/phosphite/phosphonate ABC transporter substrate-binding protein, giving the protein MVNLKSHIDNAVMTSNSQANQSEILHLSEQVGYDAHELKWIVAKNADTVKNLVRLIDDISCNSQEISANAASGSEELKGLSLLASKLKETAAMVSQISRDYSKKVEEGSTAISEVEYALAQVTSQIDKSSAEIEALLGLTEKVKDFVSFTKHIAQQTNLLALNAAIEAARAGEAGRGFSVVANEIRKLAERSREKAQEIHDTADMINEGIVKACQISKEGVTGLQNTNAKMQIGKDVMNEAVAVFEDISELNSKLFDSSEEQAKVSEYLTEIFMTLSEKTASTADSTTKVAFLIKDQEKCNDELLVIAEKLVQKVYSLQKQSTYLKSKDEIIFGINPALSPEVIKSLYLPVINAICNKIGLIPRVLVATDYDALSNSLIDGIVDVGWFSPLAYVNARNKAPIIPLVTPVVNGAPSYLGFIITTVESGIKDLKDVKGERVAFVDPKSASGYAYPRMLLKKAGINPDRDLQEQLFLGTHSNVVEAVLSGSIKVGATYSEAIDDAKHRGLDVSKLVYLAQTDPIPKDCIAVRPGLEPETIEKLKNAFINYKDNKKGSSVINGFVVAYDDNYDIIREVVKDAG; this is encoded by the coding sequence ATGGTAAACTTGAAATCTCATATTGATAATGCGGTTATGACCTCGAACAGCCAAGCCAATCAAAGCGAAATACTTCATCTGAGTGAGCAGGTAGGTTATGATGCTCATGAATTAAAGTGGATAGTTGCAAAAAATGCTGATACAGTAAAAAATTTGGTGAGGCTTATTGACGATATATCTTGTAATTCCCAGGAGATAAGTGCCAATGCGGCCAGCGGGTCTGAAGAGCTCAAAGGTCTATCGCTTTTGGCATCAAAATTAAAAGAAACGGCTGCAATGGTTTCTCAAATATCAAGGGATTACTCAAAAAAAGTGGAAGAGGGAAGTACAGCTATAAGTGAAGTAGAGTATGCCTTAGCACAAGTTACTTCTCAAATAGACAAATCTTCCGCTGAAATTGAAGCCTTGTTGGGGCTTACAGAAAAAGTAAAGGATTTTGTAAGTTTTACTAAGCATATAGCACAGCAGACGAACCTGCTCGCCCTAAATGCGGCCATAGAAGCAGCCAGAGCCGGTGAGGCCGGTCGAGGCTTTAGCGTTGTGGCAAATGAAATTAGAAAGCTTGCAGAACGGAGTAGAGAAAAAGCTCAAGAGATACATGACACTGCAGATATGATAAATGAAGGTATAGTTAAGGCATGCCAAATATCTAAAGAAGGTGTTACCGGATTACAAAACACAAATGCAAAGATGCAAATAGGAAAAGATGTAATGAATGAAGCTGTTGCTGTATTTGAGGATATATCAGAGCTTAACAGTAAATTATTTGATTCTTCTGAAGAACAAGCAAAGGTTTCCGAATACTTAACGGAAATATTTATGACGCTTTCAGAAAAGACTGCATCAACTGCAGATTCCACCACAAAAGTAGCTTTTCTAATAAAGGATCAAGAAAAATGCAATGATGAGCTTTTGGTGATAGCCGAGAAACTAGTGCAAAAAGTGTACTCTCTGCAAAAACAGTCTACTTATCTAAAAAGCAAAGATGAAATAATTTTTGGCATAAATCCCGCACTAAGTCCTGAAGTTATAAAGTCTTTATACCTTCCTGTAATTAATGCTATATGTAATAAAATCGGTCTTATCCCAAGAGTTCTGGTAGCTACCGACTATGACGCACTGTCTAACAGCTTAATCGACGGTATCGTTGATGTGGGATGGTTTTCGCCTTTAGCCTATGTAAATGCCAGAAATAAGGCTCCGATTATTCCATTAGTAACACCTGTTGTAAATGGAGCACCCAGCTATTTGGGATTTATTATTACAACTGTAGAGTCCGGCATAAAAGATTTAAAAGACGTAAAAGGGGAGCGGGTAGCATTTGTAGACCCTAAATCAGCTTCCGGCTATGCTTATCCAAGGATGCTTTTGAAAAAGGCCGGGATAAATCCTGACAGAGATTTACAAGAACAATTATTTCTTGGAACACATAGTAATGTAGTAGAAGCGGTACTGTCGGGCTCAATTAAAGTAGGCGCTACTTATTCCGAAGCGATAGATGATGCAAAACATAGAGGCCTTGATGTAAGTAAGCTTGTATATTTAGCTCAGACCGATCCGATACCGAAAGACTGTATAGCAGTTCGTCCCGGTTTGGAGCCGGAAACAATAGAGAAACTAAAGAATGCTTTCATAAATTATAAAGATAACAAGAAAGGCAGCTCGGTGATTAACGGTTTTGTTGTTGCTTACGATGATAATTACGATATTATTCGAGAAGTAGTAAAAGACGCAGGTTGA
- the dhaK gene encoding dihydroxyacetone kinase subunit DhaK translates to MKKIINNPENVVQEMLEGMVAAYPQYVRKLDGFDVIVRANAPVKGKVALVSGGGSGHEPSHAGFVGKGMLDAGVAGAVFTSPTPDQVFEAIKAVDGGAGVLLIIKNYTGDVMNFEMAGEMAEAEGIKVASVLVNDDVAVEDSLYTTGRRGIAGTVFVHKIAGAKAEAGGTLEDVKAVAEKVIKNTRSMGMALTPCIVPAAGKPTFTLAEDEMEIGMGIHGEPGTKRTHIMKADELVDHLMDKIINDIPYKSGDEVAVMINGLGATPLMEQFIMNRRVSQILKEKGISVYKTFVGEFMTSIEMAGASITLLKLDDELKQLLDAQADTPALRQL, encoded by the coding sequence ATGAAAAAGATTATTAATAATCCCGAAAATGTCGTACAAGAGATGTTGGAAGGTATGGTGGCGGCCTACCCACAGTATGTGCGAAAACTCGATGGATTTGATGTTATTGTAAGAGCTAATGCTCCAGTGAAGGGAAAAGTTGCACTGGTATCAGGCGGAGGCAGTGGTCACGAGCCTTCTCATGCGGGTTTTGTGGGTAAGGGCATGCTTGATGCCGGAGTTGCCGGTGCGGTCTTTACATCTCCAACCCCGGACCAAGTTTTTGAAGCAATAAAGGCCGTTGATGGCGGTGCCGGTGTGTTACTGATAATAAAAAACTATACCGGTGATGTTATGAATTTTGAGATGGCAGGAGAAATGGCTGAAGCTGAGGGAATCAAAGTGGCAAGTGTGCTGGTAAATGATGATGTAGCCGTTGAAGATAGCCTTTACACAACAGGTCGGCGCGGCATTGCCGGAACAGTTTTTGTGCACAAGATTGCAGGAGCAAAGGCTGAAGCCGGAGGAACTCTGGAAGACGTAAAAGCGGTGGCAGAAAAAGTTATTAAAAACACTAGAAGCATGGGGATGGCACTAACACCTTGTATAGTACCTGCTGCAGGGAAACCTACTTTTACTCTGGCAGAGGATGAAATGGAAATAGGAATGGGCATTCACGGAGAACCTGGAACTAAGCGTACACATATTATGAAAGCTGATGAGTTAGTGGATCATCTGATGGATAAAATAATAAATGATATACCGTATAAATCAGGGGATGAAGTAGCGGTAATGATAAATGGCCTTGGTGCCACACCCCTTATGGAACAGTTCATAATGAATCGTAGAGTGAGTCAAATATTGAAAGAAAAAGGAATTTCAGTATACAAAACCTTTGTAGGAGAATTTATGACCTCAATTGAAATGGCCGGAGCATCAATCACCTTATTAAAATTGGATGATGAATTAAAACAATTATTGGATGCCCAGGCCGATACTCCTGCTTTAAGACAATTATGA
- the dhaL gene encoding dihydroxyacetone kinase subunit DhaL, protein MAVNSAELIEIINLIAHDIQENKDFLTELDSAIGDADHGINMSKGFKAVNEKISTMGDKDCGSILKTVGMTLVSTVGGASGPLYGTAFMRAGQAVGAKKELDFNDLPIILDAALEGIKMRGKAEKGEKTIIDALEPAVEVLKKSSPVDIKLMEEAVKAAKDGVEYTKGIIAKKGRASYLGERSIGHQDPGATSCYIMLAAVYKAIHDKNN, encoded by the coding sequence TTGGCAGTAAATAGTGCAGAATTAATCGAAATTATAAATCTGATAGCACATGATATTCAGGAAAATAAGGATTTTTTGACGGAACTTGATTCAGCTATTGGTGATGCTGATCACGGTATAAATATGTCAAAAGGTTTTAAAGCTGTCAATGAAAAAATATCCACAATGGGTGATAAGGACTGTGGCAGTATCTTGAAAACCGTAGGAATGACGCTAGTATCGACCGTCGGTGGCGCTTCCGGCCCCTTGTACGGTACAGCATTTATGAGGGCAGGTCAAGCGGTTGGAGCCAAAAAAGAACTTGATTTTAATGATTTGCCAATAATTTTGGATGCTGCTCTTGAAGGCATTAAGATGCGTGGGAAAGCCGAAAAGGGCGAGAAAACCATAATAGATGCTTTAGAACCTGCGGTAGAAGTATTGAAAAAATCATCACCTGTAGATATAAAACTCATGGAAGAGGCAGTAAAAGCAGCAAAAGATGGGGTAGAATACACTAAAGGCATAATTGCAAAAAAAGGAAGAGCTAGTTACCTAGGGGAAAGAAGTATTGGTCATCAGGACCCGGGTGCTACTTCCTGCTATATTATGTTAGCGGCAGTATACAAGGCAATACACGATAAAAATAATTGA
- the dhaM gene encoding dihydroxyacetone kinase phosphoryl donor subunit DhaM, translated as MVGIVLVSHSKKMADGAKEIIEQVIRGKIKIEVAAGTSDNRLGTDVFLIEEKVMEVFDGDGVLIIPDLGSAVMSAEMAIESLEEPIKSKTQLADSPFFEGAISAAMEASFGKSLEEVKQAAENTRGMKKIA; from the coding sequence TTGGTTGGTATCGTGTTAGTATCACATAGTAAAAAAATGGCAGATGGAGCTAAGGAAATAATAGAGCAAGTGATAAGAGGCAAAATAAAAATTGAAGTAGCTGCCGGCACATCAGATAACAGACTGGGCACCGATGTCTTTCTAATTGAAGAAAAAGTTATGGAGGTCTTTGACGGTGACGGTGTATTGATTATTCCGGATCTGGGCAGTGCGGTAATGAGTGCAGAAATGGCTATTGAAAGTTTAGAAGAGCCTATAAAATCCAAGACACAACTAGCAGATTCACCCTTCTTTGAAGGAGCTATTTCAGCGGCTATGGAGGCAAGTTTTGGGAAGAGCCTCGAAGAGGTCAAGCAAGCGGCAGAAAATACCAGAGGCATGAAGAAAATAGCGTGA
- a CDS encoding DUF4438 domain-containing protein, whose product MIKINKERLVMQSVQGKIHSPTVNSPYRVDRNGQGRILPATGGITYNVKLGDSCMNLVGDHIEPGVSIKNENTQENNALMMLSCIGNEAVVISGNAKDARGIVTGMHSGIDHVLIYFNDEDMNKMAIGDTILVKAFGQGLKIEGFEDVTCMNLDPNLFEKIDLKIDQNGTLEVPIVAEIPAYLMGSGIGSSTAFMGDYDIMTGDKEANKTFGIDKLKFGDLVLLRDCDNTNGRQYLKGAVSIGVVIHSDCVLSGHGPGVTVIMSSKTTKIKGIFNDKANIGHYLGID is encoded by the coding sequence TTGATTAAAATAAATAAAGAAAGACTTGTAATGCAGTCTGTGCAGGGCAAAATTCACAGCCCTACGGTAAACAGTCCTTATAGAGTTGACAGAAATGGTCAAGGCAGAATCCTTCCGGCTACAGGTGGAATAACTTACAATGTAAAGCTCGGAGATTCTTGCATGAATTTGGTGGGAGATCATATCGAGCCCGGTGTAAGCATAAAAAATGAAAATACCCAGGAAAACAATGCTCTAATGATGCTTTCATGTATAGGCAATGAAGCTGTGGTTATAAGCGGAAACGCTAAGGATGCTAGAGGTATTGTTACAGGCATGCACAGCGGAATTGATCATGTTTTGATATATTTTAATGATGAAGATATGAATAAAATGGCCATAGGAGATACCATTCTTGTTAAGGCATTTGGACAGGGTTTAAAAATCGAAGGTTTCGAAGATGTTACATGCATGAATTTGGACCCGAACCTGTTTGAAAAAATAGATTTAAAGATAGACCAAAATGGAACTTTGGAAGTGCCTATTGTAGCAGAAATACCTGCATATCTTATGGGGTCGGGTATTGGCAGCTCTACGGCATTTATGGGCGATTATGATATAATGACGGGTGATAAAGAAGCAAACAAGACATTCGGTATAGATAAATTAAAATTTGGCGATTTAGTTCTCTTAAGAGACTGTGATAATACCAATGGAAGACAGTATTTAAAGGGTGCGGTATCCATAGGAGTTGTTATTCACAGCGATTGCGTGCTGTCCGGACATGGCCCCGGAGTAACTGTAATCATGAGCTCTAAAACGACTAAAATTAAAGGTATTTTTAATGATAAAGCAAATATTGGACATTACCTAGGGATTGACTGA
- a CDS encoding secondary thiamine-phosphate synthase enzyme YjbQ, with amino-acid sequence MRKIAIKTDRRNQMLDITSIVQKSVSESGVKNGICYIFVPHTTAAVTINESADTDVANDILETLSKLIPYKDSYRHVEGNSDAHIKASLIGDTAMLIIEDGRLVLGRWQGIFFCEFDGPRNRNLIIKIVDDKKTEN; translated from the coding sequence ATGAGAAAAATCGCAATTAAGACCGACCGGCGAAATCAGATGTTGGATATAACTTCGATTGTACAAAAGAGTGTCAGCGAGTCAGGTGTCAAAAATGGAATTTGTTATATTTTTGTACCACACACAACTGCTGCAGTTACCATTAACGAGAGTGCTGACACAGATGTTGCCAATGATATATTGGAAACTTTAAGCAAACTAATTCCATACAAAGACAGTTACAGGCATGTTGAAGGAAATTCCGATGCCCACATAAAAGCTTCATTGATTGGAGATACAGCGATGCTTATTATCGAAGATGGAAGATTAGTTTTAGGTAGATGGCAGGGAATCTTTTTCTGCGAATTTGATGGTCCTAGGAATAGAAATCTAATTATAAAAATCGTAGATGATAAGAAGACGGAAAATTAG